Proteins encoded within one genomic window of Saccharopolyspora pogona:
- a CDS encoding PhzF family phenazine biosynthesis isomerase gives MTDVQRYAAFTTDPSGGNPAGVVLDAQELDDPTMQRIAADVGYSETAFLSPIDPAARRYGLRFFSPLAEVAFCGHATIATAVALAERDGVGDLGFETPAGTIEVRTDKQDSIVASLTSVPTRSRSATDAELDRTLGALGWSRGDLDPAWPSHVAFGGNDHLVLAARSRERLADLDYDFDGLADVMREHGWTTVHIFWQQDAEIVHARDPFPIGGVVEDPATGAAAAAFGGYLRTLGKMSSPTRITIVQGQDMGRRSELVVSIDPDDPQVTVTGAAVPISG, from the coding sequence ATGACCGATGTGCAGCGCTACGCCGCTTTCACCACCGACCCCAGCGGCGGGAACCCCGCCGGGGTAGTGCTCGACGCCCAGGAGCTCGACGACCCCACCATGCAGCGGATCGCCGCCGACGTCGGCTACTCCGAGACGGCGTTCCTCAGCCCGATCGATCCGGCCGCGCGCCGCTACGGGCTCCGCTTCTTCAGCCCGCTTGCCGAAGTCGCCTTCTGCGGTCACGCCACGATCGCCACCGCCGTCGCGCTGGCCGAACGCGACGGGGTCGGCGACCTGGGCTTCGAAACCCCGGCGGGCACCATCGAGGTGCGGACCGACAAGCAGGACAGCATCGTCGCCAGCCTCACCAGCGTGCCCACCCGGTCGCGGTCGGCGACCGACGCGGAACTCGACCGCACCCTGGGCGCCCTGGGCTGGTCTCGCGGTGACCTCGATCCCGCCTGGCCGTCGCACGTCGCGTTCGGCGGCAACGACCACCTCGTGCTGGCCGCGCGATCCCGCGAACGCCTGGCCGACCTCGACTACGACTTCGACGGGCTCGCCGACGTGATGAGGGAGCACGGCTGGACCACGGTGCACATCTTCTGGCAGCAGGACGCCGAGATCGTGCACGCCCGCGACCCGTTCCCGATCGGAGGCGTCGTCGAGGACCCGGCGACGGGCGCGGCCGCGGCCGCGTTCGGCGGCTACCTCCGGACCCTGGGGAAGATGTCGAGCCCCACCCGGATCACCATTGTGCAAGGGCAGGACATGGGGCGGCGCAGCGAACTCGTCGTCAGCATCGACCCCGATGATCCCCAGGTGACCGTCACCGGCGCGGCCGTGCCGATTTCCGGTTGA
- a CDS encoding GlsB/YeaQ/YmgE family stress response membrane protein, translating to MLWTVIGWLVFGLIAGFIARAVVPGKDDIGILMTIVIGVAGSVVGGFVFGLLTVGFRGFQPAGWIGSIIGAVIVLVIYNKVTGRKRLRR from the coding sequence ATGCTTTGGACGGTCATCGGCTGGCTCGTTTTCGGGCTCATCGCGGGCTTCATCGCTCGAGCGGTCGTGCCGGGCAAGGACGACATCGGCATCCTGATGACGATCGTGATCGGCGTCGCGGGATCGGTCGTCGGCGGTTTCGTGTTCGGCCTGCTCACCGTCGGTTTCCGCGGCTTCCAGCCCGCCGGGTGGATCGGCTCCATCATCGGCGCCGTCATCGTCCTGGTCATCTACAACAAGGTCACCGGGCGCAAGCGACTCCGCCGCTGA
- a CDS encoding threonine synthase has translation MSGHLIDRSGRRYDLSEPRWRGDDGSPLMVSALPGITPEQIETAERSLWRYGAAIPVDPGARVSLGEGCTPLVPFDWSGRRVHFKLEWFNPTSSFKDRGSAVMVSHLASLGVTQLLEDSSGNGGASVAAFCAAAGIEAKVLAPTATSAAKIRQVRAYGAEVELVPGTRDEVAAEAIRQSARITYASHNWHPFFLQGTKTIGYEMWEALGFRAPDNVVVVAGAGSNILGCDLAFTELLQAGQIETCPRLLVAQPEDWATIAHGVNGTSGPAPGQRKPTIAEGASIAAPVRLPENVEAIRRSNGTAITIDDDSTRAAVRALAARGLYAEPTSAVAAAALDRFIADGTIGKEDTTVVILTGSGLKAAEQLAAIYD, from the coding sequence TTGTCGGGTCACCTGATCGACCGGTCCGGGCGGCGGTACGACCTGTCGGAGCCGCGCTGGCGCGGGGACGACGGATCGCCGCTGATGGTCAGCGCCCTGCCCGGGATCACCCCGGAGCAGATCGAGACCGCGGAACGCTCGCTGTGGCGGTACGGCGCGGCCATCCCGGTCGATCCGGGAGCGCGGGTGAGCCTCGGCGAGGGATGCACGCCGCTGGTGCCGTTCGACTGGAGCGGTCGGCGCGTCCACTTCAAGCTCGAATGGTTCAACCCCACGTCGAGCTTCAAGGATCGCGGTTCCGCGGTGATGGTCTCGCATCTCGCGAGCCTGGGTGTGACGCAACTGCTGGAGGACAGCTCCGGCAACGGCGGCGCATCGGTGGCCGCGTTCTGCGCGGCTGCGGGGATCGAGGCCAAGGTCCTCGCCCCGACCGCGACCTCCGCGGCCAAGATCCGGCAGGTGCGGGCCTACGGCGCGGAGGTCGAACTGGTGCCGGGCACCAGGGATGAGGTCGCGGCGGAGGCCATCCGCCAGTCGGCGCGGATCACCTACGCCAGCCACAACTGGCACCCGTTCTTCTTGCAGGGCACGAAAACCATCGGATACGAGATGTGGGAGGCGCTCGGTTTCCGCGCGCCCGACAACGTCGTGGTGGTGGCGGGCGCGGGCAGCAACATCCTCGGCTGCGACCTCGCGTTCACCGAACTGCTCCAAGCCGGACAGATCGAAACCTGCCCGCGGCTGCTGGTCGCGCAGCCCGAGGACTGGGCGACGATCGCGCATGGGGTCAACGGGACGAGCGGCCCGGCTCCGGGCCAGCGCAAGCCCACCATCGCCGAAGGCGCCTCCATCGCGGCGCCCGTTCGCCTACCCGAGAACGTCGAGGCGATCCGCCGCTCGAACGGCACGGCCATCACGATCGACGACGACTCGACCCGCGCCGCCGTCCGGGCGTTGGCGGCGCGAGGCTTGTACGCCGAGCCGACGAGTGCGGTCGCTGCCGCGGCGCTGGACCGGTTCATCGCCGACGGCACCATCGGCAAGGAGGACACGACCGTCGTGATCCTAACCGGCTCGGGCCTCAAGGCCGCCGAACAACTCGCAGCCATCTACGACTGA
- a CDS encoding VOC family protein, whose protein sequence is MGTGLDASRGNLLDGTPCWIELVTTNVDKACEFYAGLFGWEYETHHDPRAGLHVIAAHEGFPVASIRDSADGRSQWRLFLAAEDSARTAAEAGKLGAQIIVPRSRVPELGVKLVLTSPAGDEFGLLEPDPSWQFDVGLPGTLVWAELVTIKAQTADHFYAELFGYTAEQFGTEHRTGYEVWYLDEDSVLARVSMIREHMSTEARPHWLLYLGVDEEVGTDELVHRAVALDGRIRVDPYDSSLGRVAVLRDPTGARFAIVDPSQASEYGTAGNDDPYDD, encoded by the coding sequence ATGGGAACTGGATTGGATGCGTCGCGCGGGAACCTCCTCGACGGGACGCCGTGCTGGATCGAACTCGTCACTACCAACGTCGACAAGGCCTGCGAGTTCTACGCCGGGTTGTTCGGCTGGGAGTACGAGACCCACCACGACCCGCGCGCCGGCTTGCACGTGATCGCCGCCCACGAGGGCTTTCCGGTGGCCAGCATCCGGGATTCCGCCGACGGCCGGTCCCAGTGGCGGCTGTTCCTCGCCGCCGAGGACAGCGCGAGAACGGCCGCCGAAGCCGGCAAGCTCGGTGCGCAGATCATCGTGCCCCGCAGCCGCGTGCCAGAGCTGGGCGTGAAACTGGTGCTGACCAGCCCCGCCGGCGACGAATTCGGGCTGCTGGAACCGGATCCTTCCTGGCAGTTCGACGTCGGCCTGCCGGGCACCCTGGTCTGGGCCGAACTGGTGACCATCAAGGCCCAGACCGCGGACCACTTCTACGCCGAACTCTTCGGCTACACCGCCGAGCAGTTCGGCACCGAACACCGCACCGGATACGAGGTGTGGTATCTCGACGAGGATTCCGTGCTCGCCCGGGTCAGCATGATCCGGGAGCACATGAGCACCGAAGCCCGACCGCACTGGCTGCTCTACCTCGGCGTGGACGAAGAGGTGGGCACCGACGAACTGGTGCACCGGGCGGTCGCCCTGGACGGCCGGATCCGGGTCGATCCCTACGACTCCAGCCTCGGCCGCGTCGCCGTCCTGCGGGATCCGACCGGGGCGCGCTTCGCGATCGTCGATCCCAGCCAGGCCAGCGAGTACGGCACCGCGGGCAACGACGACCCCTACGACGACTGA
- a CDS encoding MBL fold metallo-hydrolase, with protein sequence MELIVLGCSGSAPAPQSPSSGYLLRSGGSLLAIDLGNGTLGPLQRWADPFDVDSLLLTHLHPDHCADVAPLAVYLRYRPNPPRDPKQQRLPVYAPPEAPSRLAALYAPNAEQLADTDLSDTFEFLAPPVDPVQVGAFEIRAVPLDHLCPTWGLRIEAEVRVFAFTGDTGPSDGIAKLAAGADVLLSEASWLDSPDQPKGMHLSGKQAGAAAASAGVGKLLLTHYSPWTDTRALLEEATEAFDGPAELVRAGATYEI encoded by the coding sequence ATGGAGTTGATCGTTCTCGGCTGCTCGGGCAGCGCGCCGGCACCGCAGTCACCGTCATCCGGATACCTGCTGCGCTCCGGTGGCAGCCTGCTCGCGATCGATCTGGGGAACGGAACCCTCGGCCCGCTGCAGCGCTGGGCCGACCCGTTCGACGTCGATTCGCTGCTGCTGACCCACCTCCACCCCGATCACTGCGCCGACGTCGCCCCGCTGGCGGTGTACCTGCGCTACCGGCCGAACCCGCCGCGCGACCCGAAACAGCAACGCCTGCCCGTGTACGCGCCGCCGGAAGCGCCGAGCCGCCTGGCTGCGCTCTACGCGCCGAACGCCGAGCAGCTCGCTGACACGGACCTCTCGGACACGTTCGAGTTCCTGGCCCCACCGGTCGATCCGGTGCAGGTCGGTGCGTTCGAGATCCGCGCGGTCCCGCTCGACCACCTGTGCCCGACCTGGGGCCTGCGCATCGAGGCGGAGGTCAGGGTGTTCGCCTTCACTGGAGACACCGGCCCCAGCGACGGAATCGCCAAGCTGGCGGCCGGAGCGGACGTCCTGCTGTCCGAAGCATCCTGGCTGGACTCGCCGGACCAGCCAAAGGGAATGCACCTGTCGGGCAAACAAGCAGGCGCAGCGGCGGCATCGGCGGGAGTCGGCAAACTGCTGCTCACCCACTACTCCCCGTGGACGGATACAAGAGCACTCCTCGAAGAGGCCACCGAAGCCTTCGACGGCCCCGCGGAGCTGGTCCGGGCCGGCGCCACCTACGAGATCTGA
- a CDS encoding acetyl-CoA C-acetyltransferase: protein MREAVICEPLRTPIGRFGGVFKMPAVELASTVIKALVERTGLPGGAIDEVILGQCYPNSDAPAIGRVAALDAGLPVEVGGTQVDRRCGSGLQAVLDGAMQVQTGVSDVVLAGGAESMSSAPFYTTEARWGIRGSGLELHDALARGRVTAGGKKFPVPGGMLETAENLRREYEISRTEQDELSVRSQQRAAAAQQAGRFDDEIVPVTVRSRKSDTVVDVDEHPRPDTTMESLSALKPVLGKSDPEATVTAGNASGQNDAAAVCVVTTPERAAELGLRPLVRLVSWARAGVPPRTMGIGPVPATAKALQRAGIGLADVDLIELNEAFAAQVLACTREWEFKPADFDRLNVNGSGISLGHPLGATGGRILATLSREMHRREARYGLETMCIGGGQGLAAVFERI from the coding sequence ATGCGCGAAGCGGTGATCTGCGAACCGCTGCGGACCCCGATCGGCCGGTTCGGCGGGGTGTTCAAGATGCCCGCCGTCGAGCTGGCGTCGACGGTGATCAAGGCCCTGGTGGAGCGCACCGGGCTGCCCGGTGGGGCGATCGACGAGGTGATCCTCGGCCAGTGCTACCCGAACTCCGACGCCCCGGCGATCGGTCGAGTCGCCGCGCTGGACGCGGGCCTGCCCGTCGAGGTCGGCGGCACCCAGGTGGACCGGCGTTGCGGGTCCGGTCTGCAGGCCGTGCTGGACGGCGCGATGCAGGTGCAGACCGGCGTCAGCGACGTGGTGCTGGCCGGCGGCGCGGAAAGCATGAGCAGCGCGCCGTTCTACACCACCGAGGCGCGGTGGGGTATCCGCGGCAGCGGGCTGGAGTTGCACGACGCGCTGGCACGCGGTCGGGTGACCGCGGGCGGCAAGAAGTTCCCGGTGCCGGGCGGGATGCTGGAAACAGCCGAGAACCTGCGCCGCGAGTACGAGATCTCGCGCACCGAGCAGGACGAGCTCTCGGTCCGCTCGCAGCAGCGCGCCGCCGCCGCGCAGCAGGCCGGGCGGTTCGACGACGAGATCGTGCCGGTGACGGTGCGTTCCCGCAAGAGCGACACCGTTGTCGACGTGGACGAACACCCGCGCCCGGATACCACGATGGAAAGCCTGTCGGCGCTGAAGCCGGTGCTCGGCAAGTCCGACCCGGAGGCGACTGTCACCGCAGGCAACGCCAGCGGGCAGAACGACGCCGCCGCCGTTTGCGTGGTGACGACGCCGGAGCGCGCGGCGGAACTCGGACTGCGCCCGCTGGTGCGGCTGGTGTCCTGGGCGCGGGCCGGCGTACCGCCGCGCACGATGGGCATCGGCCCGGTCCCGGCGACCGCGAAGGCCTTGCAGCGCGCCGGAATCGGCCTGGCCGACGTCGATCTGATCGAGCTCAACGAGGCATTCGCGGCGCAGGTGCTGGCCTGCACCCGCGAGTGGGAGTTCAAGCCCGCCGACTTCGACCGGCTCAACGTCAACGGCTCGGGAATCTCGCTGGGCCACCCGCTGGGCGCCACCGGCGGCCGCATCCTCGCGACGTTGTCCCGCGAGATGCACCGCCGCGAAGCCCGCTACGGCCTGGAAACCATGTGCATCGGAGGCGGCCAGGGCCTCGCCGCTGTCTTCGAACGCATCTGA